One Blattabacterium cuenoti DNA window includes the following coding sequences:
- a CDS encoding F0F1 ATP synthase subunit gamma yields the protein MSNLKEIKKKIYSINSVIKTTEAMKMISISELKKYKKLLNHIVIYMNYMELLFIDLTKLEKNIFFLEKRKNGKKLFIIFTSDKGLCGSFNFLIFEKIIQIIKEKDLNYENFMFFPIGKKGIDFIYEKKLNNYWNYIFSLKKIKIFVSKIIKDFCKKKISSIYLIYHSFKKNKIVIEKLLPIILYKKNHSKFGINPILESSKKKIFNYFIHNFISIKLRKIFLESMSSEHTFRMISMNKATDNASEIKKDLILNYNKERQNTITKEILEIISGLESI from the coding sequence ATGTCAAATTTAAAAGAGATTAAAAAAAAAATATATTCAATTAATTCAGTTATAAAAACTACAGAAGCTATGAAAATGATTTCTATATCAGAATTAAAAAAATATAAAAAACTTTTAAATCATATTGTAATTTACATGAATTATATGGAATTATTATTTATTGATTTAACAAAATTAGAAAAAAATATTTTTTTTTTAGAAAAAAGAAAAAATGGTAAAAAATTATTTATAATATTTACGTCTGACAAAGGATTATGTGGATCTTTTAATTTTTTAATTTTTGAAAAAATTATTCAAATTATAAAAGAAAAAGATTTAAACTATGAAAATTTTATGTTTTTTCCTATAGGAAAAAAAGGAATAGATTTTATCTATGAAAAAAAATTAAATAATTATTGGAATTATATTTTTTCATTAAAAAAAATTAAAATTTTTGTATCAAAAATAATAAAAGATTTTTGTAAAAAAAAAATATCATCAATATATTTGATTTATCATTCATTTAAAAAAAATAAAATTGTTATTGAAAAATTATTACCAATAATTCTTTATAAAAAAAACCATTCAAAATTTGGTATAAATCCTATTTTAGAATCTTCAAAAAAAAAAATATTTAATTATTTTATTCATAATTTTATTTCGATAAAATTAAGAAAAATTTTTTTAGAATCTATGTCCTCAGAACATACATTTCGTATGATTTCTATGAATAAAGCAACAGACAATGCTTCTGAGATTAAAAAAGATTTAATATTAAATTATAATAAAGAAAGACAAAATACTATTACTAAAGAAATATTAGAGATTATAAGCGGATTAGAATCAATTTAA
- the atpA gene encoding F0F1 ATP synthase subunit alpha, with product MSDIKYSEISSILKKHLYNFKIESKLSEYGVVVQVGDGIVRSFGLNLSFYGEIVEFDKKKIKGIVLNLEEDHVGIVLLNSSQRIIIKEGDLVRRTKKPFFIKVGRGLLGRVINPLGDPIDEKGSISGTLFEVPVERKAPGVIYREPVKEPLQTGIKFIDSMIPIGKGQRELIIGDRQTGKTSIAIDIIINQKKFFKKNPVYCIYVAIGQKASTIARIKKILEDNNAMYYTIIVSSNANDSASMQVYAPFSGTSIGEYFRDLGESALIIYDDLSKQAISYREISLLLRRPPGREAYPGDVFYLHSRLLERSSKIIRDQDIAKEMNDIPKSIKNFVKGGGSLTAIPIIETQSGDISSYIPTNIISITDGQIFLEKELFNSGIRPAINESISVSRVGGNAQIESMRKISATLKLNQAQFKELESFSKFGSELDSSTMKIIKKGRINMEILKQELLNPYKISDQIAIIYIGTKNILEDIPIDKINLFEKEYLFCLNKEHNKLLESLNNGILNDEISKKLENVAISIINKIKL from the coding sequence ATGTCAGATATAAAATATTCTGAAATATCTTCAATTTTAAAAAAACATTTATATAATTTTAAGATAGAATCAAAATTATCTGAATATGGTGTTGTAGTTCAAGTTGGAGATGGAATAGTCAGATCTTTTGGATTAAATCTATCATTTTATGGAGAGATAGTGGAATTCGATAAAAAAAAAATAAAAGGAATTGTCTTAAATCTTGAAGAAGATCATGTTGGTATTGTTCTACTCAATTCATCACAACGAATCATTATAAAAGAAGGGGATCTTGTAAGAAGAACAAAAAAACCTTTTTTTATAAAAGTAGGAAGAGGTTTATTAGGACGTGTTATAAATCCATTAGGAGATCCTATTGACGAAAAAGGTTCTATAAGTGGAACTTTATTTGAAGTTCCAGTAGAAAGAAAAGCACCAGGAGTTATTTATAGAGAACCGGTAAAAGAACCCTTGCAGACAGGAATAAAATTTATAGACTCAATGATTCCTATAGGTAAGGGACAAAGAGAATTAATTATTGGAGATAGACAAACTGGAAAAACTTCTATTGCTATAGATATTATTATTAATCAAAAAAAATTTTTTAAAAAAAATCCAGTTTATTGTATTTATGTTGCAATAGGTCAAAAAGCTTCTACTATAGCTAGAATAAAAAAAATATTAGAAGATAACAATGCAATGTATTATACCATAATAGTTTCTTCTAATGCCAATGATTCTGCATCAATGCAGGTATATGCACCTTTTTCTGGAACTTCTATAGGAGAATATTTTAGAGATTTAGGAGAATCTGCTCTAATTATATATGATGACTTATCTAAACAAGCAATTTCCTATAGAGAGATATCTTTATTATTAAGAAGGCCACCTGGAAGAGAAGCTTATCCAGGTGATGTATTTTATTTACATTCTCGTTTATTAGAAAGATCATCTAAAATTATAAGAGATCAAGATATAGCAAAAGAAATGAATGATATACCAAAATCTATAAAAAATTTTGTAAAGGGAGGTGGATCATTAACTGCTATACCAATTATTGAAACACAATCTGGAGATATATCATCTTATATACCAACTAATATAATATCTATTACTGATGGACAAATTTTTTTAGAAAAAGAATTATTTAATTCAGGAATACGTCCTGCAATTAATGAAAGTATTTCTGTATCCCGTGTAGGAGGTAATGCACAAATTGAATCTATGAGAAAAATATCTGCAACTCTAAAATTAAATCAGGCTCAATTTAAAGAATTAGAATCATTTTCAAAATTTGGATCAGAATTAGATTCTTCTACTATGAAAATTATAAAAAAAGGTAGAATAAATATGGAAATTTTAAAACAAGAATTATTAAATCCATATAAAATATCTGATCAAATTGCAATAATTTATATCGGAACAAAAAATATATTAGAAGATATACCAATTGATAAAATTAATCTATTTGAAAAAGAATATTTATTTTGTTTAAATAAAGAACATAATAAATTATTAGAATCGTTAAATAATGGTATTCTTAACGATGAAATATCAAAAAAATTAGAAAATGTTGCTATTAGTATAATAAATAAAATAAAACTGTAG